One window from the genome of Motilibacter aurantiacus encodes:
- a CDS encoding DUF4394 domain-containing protein produces MPNRTRATVAVGTVVASLALAVHPASAAHEGIEVTGLTNNNRLVTFLADEPGTLLDSVKIAGLSGETVLGIDYRPADRGLYALVAGSAEAARVVRLDPDTGRTLSSVALRTSAGAPVRPTGENVDIDFNPAADRLRIVSDSGQNLRVDVSTGATTVDTPLRYATGAGAPRVIAAAYTNSDTDPATGTTLYDLDSATDTLHTQAPPNDGVLNAVGGALGAPFWAQSGFDIFTSGTTNVALVALRYRGSTSLSVVDLATGAINPASTERIGGTAAVLDIAAAPR; encoded by the coding sequence ATGCCGAACAGGACGCGTGCCACCGTCGCCGTCGGGACCGTCGTGGCGAGCCTCGCACTGGCCGTCCACCCCGCCTCCGCCGCGCACGAGGGCATCGAGGTCACCGGGCTCACGAACAACAACCGTCTGGTGACCTTCCTCGCGGACGAGCCCGGGACCCTGCTCGACAGCGTCAAGATCGCCGGCCTCAGCGGTGAGACCGTGCTCGGGATCGACTACCGGCCGGCGGACCGTGGCCTCTACGCCCTCGTCGCCGGCTCCGCGGAGGCGGCGCGCGTCGTCCGCCTGGACCCCGACACGGGGCGCACGCTGTCCAGCGTCGCGCTGCGGACCTCGGCAGGCGCGCCCGTGCGCCCGACGGGGGAGAACGTCGACATCGACTTCAACCCCGCCGCCGACCGGCTGCGCATCGTCAGCGACAGCGGCCAGAACCTCCGCGTCGACGTGTCGACGGGGGCCACCACCGTCGACACCCCGCTGCGCTACGCAACGGGGGCGGGCGCCCCGCGGGTGATCGCGGCGGCCTACACCAACAGCGACACCGACCCGGCCACCGGCACCACGCTGTACGACCTCGACAGCGCCACGGACACGCTGCACACCCAGGCCCCGCCGAACGACGGCGTCCTCAACGCCGTCGGAGGTGCTCTCGGGGCGCCGTTCTGGGCGCAGTCCGGCTTCGACATCTTCACGAGCGGGACGACCAACGTCGCCCTGGTCGCCCTGCGCTACCGCGGCTCCACGTCGCTCTCCGTGGTCGACCTGGCCACCGGCGCGATCAACCCGGCGAGCACCGAGCGCATCGGCGGCACCGCCGCGGTCCTGGACATCGCGGCGGCACCGCGCTGA
- a CDS encoding DUF2470 domain-containing protein, with the protein MSQASPNPFSDDVIAAVTRHMNEDHAEDSLLIVRHLGGQPDASAATMAGLDADQAVFTARVGGQEVGVAIPWSRQLTERRQVREEVVRMYEEACAAAGVEPRAH; encoded by the coding sequence GTGAGCCAGGCTTCGCCGAATCCGTTCTCCGACGACGTCATCGCTGCCGTGACCCGTCACATGAACGAGGACCACGCCGAGGACTCGCTGCTCATCGTGCGCCACCTGGGCGGGCAGCCCGACGCCAGCGCCGCGACGATGGCGGGGCTCGACGCCGACCAGGCGGTCTTCACCGCGCGCGTCGGCGGCCAGGAGGTCGGGGTGGCGATCCCGTGGAGCCGGCAGCTCACCGAGCGCCGGCAGGTCCGCGAGGAGGTCGTGCGGATGTACGAGGAGGCCTGCGCCGCGGCCGGCGTCGAGCCCCGCGCCCACTGA
- a CDS encoding prolyl oligopeptidase family serine peptidase, with protein MDRPGYPSARRLDLVEQLPAGHPTHAVADPYRWLEDAAAPEVESWSTAQDELCRGHLDGLPGRDGIRERLLTLLGSGSIGTPTLRRERRFFMRRGPEQEHAVLLVTEPDGTERVLLDPMQVDPSGTTTLDSWQPSKDGALLAYQLSEGGTEESVLRVIDVATGELVDGPIDRARYSPVAWLPGNEAYYYVRRVDPELLPEDERQYHRRVWLHRVGTDPAEDVEIFGAGREITNYYGVQVSMDGRWLVVSAAAGTAPRNDLWIADISTSAPEAPQLRVVQEGVDAQAWVQVGRDGRAYISTDRDAPRGRLCVADPEDLAYGSWRDLVPEDPEAVLDAHAVLDGPELGDRPVLLCSWTRHAVSEVTVHDLRTGERTGEMQLPGLGSVGGFSVRHEGGHEAWFGYTDHVTPHSIFHYDARTGEVSLSASPPGSVTVPEVSVQHVAYESKDGTTVRMFVIARTATPDRPRPCVLSGYGGFGIALTPGYSASYLQWVEAGGVYAVACLRGGSEEGEEWHRAGMLGAKQNVFDDFHGAAERLIADGWTTPQQLGISGGSNGGLLVGAALTQRPELFNAVVCSAPLLDMVRYEKFGLGATWNEEYGRADDPEELGWLLAYSPYHHVREGVDYPATLFTIFDGDTRVDTFHARKMAAALQHSTTGDRPILVRREKGVGHGARALSKSVELGVDTTAFLAHWTGLAL; from the coding sequence ATGGACCGCCCCGGCTACCCCTCGGCCCGCCGTCTCGACCTCGTGGAGCAGCTTCCCGCGGGGCATCCCACCCATGCGGTCGCCGACCCGTACCGGTGGCTGGAGGACGCCGCCGCCCCCGAGGTGGAGAGCTGGTCGACCGCCCAGGACGAGCTCTGCCGCGGGCACCTCGACGGCCTGCCGGGCCGCGACGGCATCCGCGAGCGGCTGCTCACCCTGCTCGGCTCGGGCTCGATCGGCACGCCGACGCTGCGCCGGGAGCGCCGGTTCTTCATGCGGCGCGGGCCCGAGCAGGAGCACGCCGTGCTGCTCGTCACCGAGCCCGACGGCACCGAGCGTGTCCTGCTCGACCCGATGCAGGTCGACCCCTCGGGCACCACGACGCTGGACTCCTGGCAGCCGAGCAAGGACGGCGCGCTGCTCGCATACCAGCTGTCCGAGGGCGGCACCGAGGAGTCGGTGCTGCGGGTGATCGACGTCGCGACCGGCGAGCTGGTCGACGGCCCGATCGACCGGGCGCGCTACTCCCCCGTGGCCTGGCTGCCGGGCAACGAGGCCTACTACTACGTCCGCCGCGTCGACCCCGAGCTGCTGCCGGAGGACGAGCGCCAGTACCACCGCCGGGTCTGGCTGCACCGGGTCGGGACGGACCCCGCGGAGGACGTCGAGATCTTCGGCGCCGGCCGCGAGATCACCAACTACTACGGCGTGCAGGTCTCGATGGACGGGCGTTGGCTCGTCGTCAGCGCGGCGGCGGGCACGGCCCCGCGCAACGACCTCTGGATCGCCGACATCTCGACGTCCGCGCCGGAGGCCCCGCAGCTGCGGGTCGTCCAGGAGGGCGTCGACGCCCAGGCCTGGGTCCAGGTGGGACGGGACGGGCGGGCGTACATCTCCACCGACCGTGACGCTCCGCGCGGCCGGCTCTGCGTCGCCGACCCCGAGGACCTGGCGTACGGGTCCTGGCGCGACCTCGTGCCCGAGGACCCGGAGGCGGTGCTCGACGCGCATGCGGTGCTCGACGGGCCCGAGCTCGGCGACCGCCCGGTGCTGCTCTGCTCCTGGACCCGCCACGCAGTCTCGGAGGTCACCGTCCACGACCTGCGCACGGGCGAGCGCACCGGCGAGATGCAGCTGCCCGGGCTCGGCTCCGTCGGCGGCTTCTCGGTGCGCCACGAGGGCGGGCACGAAGCGTGGTTCGGGTATACGGACCACGTCACCCCGCACTCGATCTTCCACTACGACGCCCGCACCGGCGAGGTCTCGCTGTCCGCCTCGCCGCCCGGCTCGGTCACCGTGCCCGAGGTGTCCGTGCAGCACGTGGCGTACGAGTCCAAGGACGGCACCACCGTCCGGATGTTCGTCATCGCGCGGACGGCCACGCCGGACCGGCCGCGCCCGTGCGTGCTGAGCGGCTACGGCGGCTTCGGCATCGCGCTCACCCCCGGGTACTCCGCGAGCTACCTGCAGTGGGTCGAGGCCGGCGGGGTCTACGCGGTGGCCTGCCTGCGCGGCGGCTCCGAGGAGGGCGAGGAGTGGCACCGGGCGGGCATGCTCGGGGCCAAGCAGAACGTCTTCGACGACTTCCACGGCGCGGCGGAGAGGCTCATCGCCGACGGCTGGACCACGCCGCAGCAGCTCGGCATCAGCGGAGGGTCGAACGGCGGGCTGCTCGTCGGGGCGGCCCTGACGCAGCGCCCCGAGCTCTTCAACGCCGTCGTCTGCTCGGCCCCGCTGCTGGACATGGTGCGCTACGAGAAGTTCGGCCTCGGCGCGACCTGGAACGAGGAGTACGGCCGCGCCGACGACCCCGAGGAGCTGGGGTGGCTGCTGGCGTACTCGCCCTACCATCACGTGCGCGAGGGGGTGGACTACCCCGCGACCCTCTTCACCATCTTCGACGGCGACACCCGGGTCGACACGTTCCACGCGCGCAAGATGGCGGCCGCCCTGCAGCACTCGACCACCGGCGACCGGCCGATCCTCGTGCGGCGGGAGAAGGGCGTCGGCCACGGCGCACGCGCGCTGTCCAAGTCGGTCGAGCTGGGCGTCGACACCACGGCCTTCCTCGCCCACTGGACCGGGCTGGCGCTCTGA
- a CDS encoding HNH endonuclease encodes MAHALVLNATYEPLCVVPMRRAVVLVLAEKAVVVERSDGMLHSERQAVDIPSVVRLSHYVRVPYRKGVPLTRRAVLERDAHRCAYCARRADTVDHVVPRSRGGQHAWSNVVAACCRCNHKKGSHLLAELGWALPAKPAEPPATVALLVGWARRDPAWEPYLLLPAQAG; translated from the coding sequence GTGGCCCATGCCCTGGTGTTGAACGCGACCTACGAGCCGCTCTGCGTCGTGCCGATGCGGCGGGCGGTCGTCCTGGTGCTCGCGGAGAAGGCCGTCGTCGTCGAGCGCTCGGACGGGATGCTGCACTCGGAGCGGCAGGCCGTCGACATCCCGTCGGTGGTCCGGCTGAGCCACTACGTCCGCGTGCCGTACCGCAAGGGCGTGCCGCTCACCCGTCGCGCCGTCCTCGAGCGCGACGCGCACCGCTGTGCGTACTGCGCGCGGCGGGCGGACACCGTCGACCACGTGGTCCCCCGCTCGCGCGGCGGCCAGCACGCCTGGTCCAACGTCGTGGCGGCCTGCTGTCGGTGCAATCACAAGAAGGGCAGCCATCTGTTGGCGGAGCTGGGCTGGGCGCTGCCCGCCAAGCCGGCCGAGCCGCCGGCCACGGTCGCGCTCCTCGTCGGCTGGGCCCGGCGGGACCCGGCGTGGGAGCCCTACCTGCTCCTCCCGGCACAGGCCGGCTGA
- a CDS encoding FecCD family ABC transporter permease, with amino-acid sequence MRARTRSGGPARTRGAVLLGGLAVALVAVVLLACATGAYSVPPGQVLGSVLHRAGLHLGTLPDPTGETVLWEIRFPRVVLGALVGASLACAGALMQGVFGNPLAEPGVIGVSSGAALGAVAAIALGVSGFGGWTVTLAAFVGGLVTTLGVYAFSRSQGRAEVVTLVLTGIAVNAVTGAAIGLLTFFADDAELRSITFWNLGSIGSATWPAVWAVLPVAAAGLLVAPRFAARLDLLALGDRPARHLGVDVERLRLVLVVVVALLTSAAVAVAGIISFVGLVVPHAVRMVAGPGHRLLVPASALAGACVLIAGDLAARTIAAPAEVPLGSLTALVGGPFFFWLLHRTRARQGGWA; translated from the coding sequence ATGCGCGCGAGGACCCGCAGCGGCGGCCCGGCCCGCACGCGGGGGGCGGTGCTGCTCGGCGGCCTGGCCGTCGCGCTCGTGGCCGTGGTCCTGCTCGCCTGCGCGACCGGGGCCTACTCGGTGCCGCCAGGACAGGTCCTCGGGTCGGTGCTGCACCGGGCCGGCCTCCACCTGGGCACGCTGCCCGACCCGACGGGCGAGACCGTCCTGTGGGAGATCCGTTTCCCCCGGGTCGTGCTCGGCGCGCTCGTGGGCGCCTCCCTCGCGTGCGCCGGCGCGCTGATGCAGGGCGTCTTCGGCAACCCGCTCGCCGAGCCGGGCGTCATCGGCGTCTCGTCGGGGGCCGCCCTGGGCGCGGTCGCGGCCATCGCCCTGGGCGTCTCGGGCTTCGGCGGCTGGACGGTCACCCTGGCCGCCTTCGTCGGCGGCCTGGTGACGACCCTCGGCGTGTACGCCTTCTCCCGCTCCCAGGGCCGGGCGGAGGTCGTGACCCTCGTGCTCACCGGCATCGCGGTCAATGCCGTGACGGGCGCGGCCATCGGCCTGCTCACGTTCTTCGCCGACGACGCCGAGCTGCGCAGCATCACCTTCTGGAACCTCGGCAGCATCGGGTCGGCCACGTGGCCCGCGGTGTGGGCCGTGCTGCCGGTGGCCGCGGCCGGCCTGCTCGTCGCGCCCCGCTTCGCCGCGCGGCTGGACCTCCTCGCGCTCGGCGACCGGCCCGCGCGCCACCTCGGGGTCGACGTCGAGCGGCTCCGGCTCGTGCTCGTCGTCGTCGTCGCGCTGCTGACCTCCGCCGCGGTGGCGGTCGCCGGGATCATCAGCTTCGTGGGGCTGGTGGTGCCGCACGCGGTCCGCATGGTCGCCGGCCCGGGGCACCGGCTGCTCGTGCCGGCGAGCGCGCTGGCCGGGGCCTGCGTGCTCATCGCCGGAGACCTCGCGGCACGCACGATCGCCGCGCCGGCGGAGGTCCCGCTCGGCTCGCTGACCGCGCTCGTCGGCGGGCCGTTCTTCTTCTGGCTGCTGCACCGCACCCGGGCGCGGCAGGGCGGATGGGCATGA
- a CDS encoding biliverdin-producing heme oxygenase, whose translation MTATRTEAGSDTAFSTRLRERTREGHAGAEHSGYMSALTSGQLPLEGYAALAAQQHAVYAVLEEAGDAMRADPVAGLFVADELRRLGALEADLAFLLGPRWREAATPTAATRDYCDRLREVCFDWPAGFVAHHYTRYLGDLSGGQIIGSLVARTYSLDEDGVRFYRFEGIPKPKAFKDRYRALLDAAPWDAQEQERVIDEVLVAYDHNTRMLASLDDVARALLQR comes from the coding sequence ATGACGGCCACCCGCACCGAGGCCGGCTCCGACACGGCCTTCTCCACCCGGCTGCGAGAGCGGACCCGGGAGGGCCACGCCGGGGCGGAGCACTCGGGCTACATGAGCGCGCTGACCTCCGGGCAGCTCCCGCTCGAGGGGTACGCCGCGCTGGCCGCCCAGCAGCACGCGGTCTACGCGGTGCTGGAGGAGGCGGGCGACGCCATGCGGGCGGACCCGGTCGCGGGCCTCTTCGTCGCCGACGAGCTGCGCCGGCTGGGCGCCCTCGAGGCCGACCTGGCCTTCCTGCTCGGGCCGCGGTGGCGCGAGGCGGCGACGCCGACGGCCGCGACGCGCGACTACTGCGACCGGCTGCGCGAGGTCTGCTTCGACTGGCCGGCAGGGTTCGTCGCCCACCACTACACCCGCTACCTCGGCGACCTGTCCGGCGGGCAGATCATCGGCTCGCTGGTCGCCCGGACGTACTCCCTCGATGAGGACGGCGTCCGTTTCTACCGGTTCGAGGGCATCCCCAAGCCGAAGGCGTTCAAGGACCGCTACCGCGCCCTGCTGGACGCCGCCCCATGGGACGCGCAGGAGCAGGAGCGCGTGATCGACGAGGTGCTCGTCGCGTACGACCACAACACCCGGATGCTCGCCTCGCTCGACGACGTAGCCCGGGCCCTGCTCCAGCGATGA
- a CDS encoding heme ABC transporter ATP-binding protein, which translates to MRGLLGRLAPRPDLPARPEPGTVAAAVRGAGVRLGSRTVLDGVTLDVRSGEVLALVGPNGAGKSTLLGVLSGDRVPDTGEVELLARPVGEWSTAQLSRRRAVLPQQVALAFPFSVAEVIRMGRRPWAGTDAEDEDDRVVAQVMAQTDVDRLAGRGFPTLSGGERGRVALARVLAQQTPVLLLDEPTAALDLHHVELVLRVARERAARGDAVVIVLHDLATAAAHADRVAVLAEGAIAACGPPAEVFTAELLSHVYTHPVEVLVHPRTGAPLVLPLR; encoded by the coding sequence ATGAGGGGCCTGCTCGGCCGGCTGGCGCCGCGGCCCGACCTGCCGGCCCGGCCCGAGCCGGGCACCGTGGCCGCCGCCGTGCGGGGCGCCGGCGTACGCCTCGGCTCCCGCACCGTGCTCGACGGGGTCACGCTGGACGTGCGCAGCGGGGAGGTGCTCGCCCTCGTCGGGCCGAACGGCGCCGGCAAGTCCACGCTGCTCGGCGTCCTGTCCGGGGACCGGGTGCCGGACACCGGCGAGGTCGAGCTGCTCGCCCGCCCGGTGGGCGAGTGGTCGACCGCACAGCTGAGCCGGCGCCGCGCCGTCCTGCCGCAGCAGGTCGCGCTGGCCTTCCCGTTCAGCGTGGCCGAGGTGATCCGCATGGGGCGCAGGCCATGGGCGGGCACGGACGCCGAGGACGAGGACGACCGGGTCGTCGCGCAGGTCATGGCCCAGACCGACGTCGACCGCCTGGCCGGGCGCGGGTTCCCCACCCTGTCCGGGGGAGAGCGCGGGCGGGTGGCGCTGGCCCGCGTGCTCGCCCAGCAGACGCCCGTCCTGCTGCTGGACGAGCCCACCGCGGCGCTCGACCTGCACCACGTCGAGCTGGTGCTGCGAGTGGCGCGCGAGCGGGCGGCCCGCGGCGACGCCGTCGTCATCGTGCTGCACGACCTGGCGACGGCCGCTGCCCACGCCGACCGGGTGGCGGTGCTCGCGGAGGGCGCCATCGCCGCCTGCGGCCCGCCCGCCGAGGTCTTCACCGCCGAGCTGCTGAGCCACGTCTACACCCATCCCGTGGAGGTCCTCGTCCATCCGCGGACCGGAGCGCCCCTGGTCCTCCCGCTGCGCTGA
- a CDS encoding mechanosensitive ion channel family protein translates to MLPLVAPTPTPSPSPSPSPTADLSETLQRCEEGSVCDRVRDWTGERWLGLFADWLLAKPLAIAVIVAVAFLIRIVLHRLITKLADQAAEGTVPGVIARARKASPFFEGNPLLSERRKQRAQTMGSVLRSVTTGLVAGVAFLMVLSEIGLNIAPLLASAGIVGVALGFGAQTLVKDFLSGIFLILEDQYGVGDVVDLGEANGVVEAVGLRVTRVRDVNGAVWYVRNGEILRVGNMSQGWARAVLDVPVAYDSNIERVKVLLGEVALELRNDPAFSELVMEDPEVWGVEQLTADALVVRVVIKTQPLKQWDVARELRQRIKARFDAEGVMPPATRQMWVGAASAGQPPRAVS, encoded by the coding sequence GTGCTTCCGCTCGTCGCGCCCACCCCCACCCCGTCGCCGTCGCCGTCGCCGTCGCCGACCGCTGACCTGTCGGAGACGCTGCAGCGCTGCGAGGAAGGCTCGGTGTGCGACAGGGTCCGGGACTGGACCGGCGAGCGGTGGCTCGGGCTCTTCGCCGACTGGCTGCTCGCCAAGCCGCTCGCCATCGCGGTGATCGTCGCCGTCGCGTTCCTCATCCGGATCGTCCTGCACCGGCTCATCACGAAGCTGGCCGACCAGGCGGCCGAGGGGACCGTGCCCGGCGTCATCGCGCGGGCGCGCAAGGCCTCACCGTTCTTCGAGGGCAACCCGCTGCTGTCCGAGCGGCGCAAGCAGCGCGCCCAGACCATGGGCTCGGTGCTGCGCAGCGTGACCACGGGCCTGGTGGCCGGTGTCGCCTTCCTCATGGTCCTGTCCGAGATCGGGCTGAACATCGCGCCGCTGCTGGCGAGCGCCGGCATCGTCGGCGTCGCCCTGGGCTTCGGCGCCCAGACGCTGGTCAAGGACTTCCTGTCCGGCATCTTTCTCATCCTCGAGGACCAGTACGGCGTCGGTGACGTGGTCGACCTCGGCGAGGCCAACGGCGTGGTCGAGGCGGTGGGCCTGCGGGTCACCCGCGTGCGGGACGTGAACGGCGCCGTCTGGTACGTCCGCAACGGCGAGATCCTGCGCGTCGGCAACATGAGCCAGGGGTGGGCACGCGCCGTGCTCGACGTGCCCGTCGCGTACGACAGCAACATCGAGCGGGTGAAGGTGCTGCTCGGCGAGGTGGCCCTCGAGCTGCGCAACGACCCGGCCTTCTCCGAGCTCGTGATGGAGGACCCCGAGGTCTGGGGCGTCGAGCAGCTCACGGCCGACGCGCTCGTCGTGCGTGTGGTCATCAAGACCCAGCCGCTCAAGCAGTGGGACGTCGCCCGCGAGCTGCGCCAGCGCATCAAGGCCAGGTTCGACGCCGAGGGCGTCATGCCGCCGGCGACACGGCAGATGTGGGTCGGTGCGGCGTCGGCCGGCCAGCCCCCGCGAGCGGTCAGCTGA
- a CDS encoding heme/hemin ABC transporter substrate-binding protein, whose product MRESRFAAAGFAGVLAVALLAGCSGGSTPHGPASAGVQPSAGPAGTVRGVGPRTLHTLGTVPTPELPVTVASADGREVTVEDASRIIPLTGSIAEVVFSLGLGDNVVGRDIATTFQEAEGLPVVTHAHDVSAEGVLALKPTVLLADTDTGPSEALDQLRASGVPVVVLDTATGLDDVLPRITAVAEALGVPTAGAELAARTTAEIEAAQAKVSAGVPKPRVAFLYLRGTAGVYLLGGKGSGADSLITAAGGEDAGTALGLDAFTPITTEALVAARPDVILVMSKGLDSVGGVDGMVRIAGIAQTPAGRDRRVVSVEDGVLLSFGPRTAQVIGDLVEQLHAS is encoded by the coding sequence ATGCGTGAATCGCGGTTCGCCGCAGCCGGTTTCGCCGGTGTGCTCGCGGTGGCGCTGCTCGCCGGCTGCAGCGGCGGCTCGACCCCGCACGGCCCGGCGTCGGCCGGCGTCCAGCCCTCGGCCGGGCCGGCAGGCACCGTGCGCGGTGTGGGCCCCCGCACGCTGCACACGCTCGGCACGGTCCCCACGCCGGAGCTCCCGGTCACGGTGGCCTCCGCCGACGGACGCGAGGTCACGGTCGAGGACGCCAGCCGGATCATCCCGCTCACCGGGTCGATCGCCGAGGTCGTCTTCTCTCTGGGCCTCGGCGACAACGTCGTGGGGCGCGACATCGCCACCACATTCCAGGAGGCCGAGGGCCTGCCCGTCGTCACCCACGCACACGACGTGTCGGCCGAGGGCGTGCTGGCCCTGAAGCCGACCGTGCTGCTGGCGGACACCGACACCGGGCCCAGCGAGGCGCTCGACCAGCTGCGGGCCTCCGGGGTGCCGGTCGTCGTCCTGGACACGGCGACGGGGCTGGACGACGTCCTCCCGCGGATCACGGCGGTCGCGGAGGCGCTGGGCGTCCCCACGGCCGGCGCGGAGCTCGCGGCCAGGACCACGGCGGAGATCGAGGCCGCGCAGGCGAAGGTGTCGGCCGGCGTGCCGAAGCCGCGCGTCGCCTTCCTCTACCTGCGCGGCACGGCGGGCGTCTACCTGCTGGGCGGCAAGGGCTCGGGTGCGGACTCGCTGATCACGGCCGCGGGCGGCGAGGACGCCGGGACGGCTCTCGGGCTCGACGCGTTCACGCCGATCACCACCGAGGCCCTGGTCGCCGCGCGGCCGGACGTGATCCTGGTGATGAGCAAGGGGCTCGACTCCGTCGGCGGGGTCGACGGCATGGTCAGGATCGCGGGCATCGCGCAGACGCCGGCCGGGCGGGACCGGCGGGTGGTGAGCGTCGAGGACGGCGTGCTGCTGAGCTTCGGGCCGCGGACGGCCCAGGTCATCGGCGACCTGGTCGAGCAACTGCACGCCTCGTGA
- the malQ gene encoding 4-alpha-glucanotransferase, protein MTATPQLDPVLRELAEACSVSVEFHDWQGNPQPASVETLRAVLGALGIDASTPEAAKAALQELRLRPWRRVLPPCVVVRSGRAARVPVHVAHGEPVALSVRLEDGGTRELRQLDVWVDPHEVDGGLVGEATFEVPEDLPLGYHELQASGAAAGTAPLIVVPAYVGEPPSLGRSRAWGFTSQLYATRSRASWGLGDLGDLRALASWSGGLGAGFVLVNPLHAAEPFAPMEPSPYLPATRRFFNPVYLRVEDVPELAAAPQPVQELVRRLASEQQQANTSPDPIDRDATWAAKSEALSALHGVERSAEREAAYQAFLAQEGEGLVDFATWCAISEEQRAPWQDWPEELRDPASPGVAEVRDKLARRVDYYCWLQWLLDEQLAAAQGEACSSGMPLGIMHDLAVGVHPSSADAWALQSVLALGVTVGAPPDAYNQQGQDWSQPPWRPDRLAETGYAPYRAMLRTVLRHAGGIRVDHILGLFRLWWVPQGQAPTEGAYVRYDPEALVGILALEAQRSGAVVVGEDLGTVEPGVRDFLKERGVLGTSILWFERDWDAGVPLRPEQWRELSLASVTTHDLPPTAGYLAGEHIRIRSELGLLTRSVEEERRSDEAEQRSWLDDLVRRGLLAESARDDEQSVVEALHKFVVSTPARLVGVALPDAVGDRRAINQPGTYREYPNWKLPMCDGDGRPVLLDDIPGNPRAESLARVVAEGVAPRG, encoded by the coding sequence GTGACCGCCACCCCACAGCTCGACCCCGTCCTGCGCGAGCTCGCCGAGGCCTGCTCGGTCTCGGTCGAGTTCCACGACTGGCAGGGCAACCCGCAGCCCGCGTCCGTCGAGACCCTGCGCGCCGTGCTCGGCGCGCTGGGGATCGACGCCTCGACGCCCGAGGCGGCGAAGGCCGCCCTGCAGGAGCTGCGGCTGCGCCCCTGGCGGCGGGTGCTGCCGCCCTGCGTCGTCGTCCGCTCCGGGCGCGCCGCCCGCGTGCCGGTCCACGTCGCCCACGGCGAGCCCGTGGCGCTCTCGGTGCGGCTCGAGGACGGCGGCACGCGCGAGCTGCGCCAGCTCGACGTGTGGGTCGACCCGCACGAGGTCGACGGGGGGCTCGTCGGCGAGGCCACGTTCGAGGTGCCGGAGGACCTGCCGCTGGGCTACCACGAGCTGCAGGCGTCGGGCGCCGCCGCCGGCACCGCCCCACTCATCGTCGTCCCCGCGTACGTCGGGGAGCCGCCCTCGCTCGGCCGGAGCCGCGCGTGGGGCTTCACGTCCCAGCTGTACGCCACCCGGTCGCGGGCCTCGTGGGGGCTCGGGGACCTCGGCGACCTGCGCGCGCTCGCGTCGTGGAGCGGCGGGCTCGGCGCCGGGTTCGTGCTCGTGAACCCGCTGCACGCCGCCGAGCCCTTCGCGCCGATGGAGCCCTCGCCGTACCTCCCGGCGACCCGGCGCTTCTTCAACCCCGTCTACCTGCGCGTCGAGGACGTCCCCGAGCTCGCCGCCGCGCCACAGCCGGTGCAGGAGCTCGTCCGGCGGCTCGCGTCGGAGCAGCAGCAGGCCAACACCTCGCCCGACCCGATCGACCGGGACGCCACGTGGGCGGCCAAGAGCGAGGCGCTCAGCGCGCTGCACGGCGTCGAGCGGAGTGCTGAGCGGGAGGCGGCGTACCAGGCCTTCCTCGCCCAGGAGGGCGAGGGGCTGGTCGACTTCGCCACCTGGTGCGCGATCTCCGAGGAGCAGCGCGCCCCGTGGCAGGACTGGCCGGAGGAGCTGCGCGACCCCGCGTCGCCGGGCGTGGCCGAGGTGCGGGACAAGCTCGCCCGCCGGGTCGACTACTACTGCTGGCTGCAGTGGCTGCTCGACGAGCAGCTCGCGGCCGCGCAGGGGGAGGCCTGCTCCTCGGGGATGCCGCTCGGGATCATGCACGACCTCGCGGTCGGCGTGCACCCGTCGAGCGCCGACGCCTGGGCGCTGCAGTCCGTGCTCGCGCTCGGCGTCACCGTCGGCGCGCCGCCGGACGCGTACAACCAGCAGGGCCAGGACTGGTCGCAGCCGCCGTGGCGCCCGGACCGGCTCGCCGAGACCGGGTACGCCCCCTACCGAGCGATGCTCCGGACGGTGCTGCGGCACGCGGGCGGCATCCGCGTGGACCACATCCTCGGCCTCTTCCGCCTCTGGTGGGTCCCGCAGGGGCAGGCCCCGACGGAGGGGGCGTACGTCCGCTACGACCCGGAGGCGCTCGTCGGCATCCTCGCCCTCGAGGCGCAGCGCTCCGGCGCCGTCGTCGTCGGCGAGGACCTCGGGACCGTCGAGCCCGGGGTGCGCGACTTCCTCAAGGAGCGCGGCGTCCTCGGCACCTCGATCCTGTGGTTCGAGCGCGACTGGGACGCGGGGGTGCCGCTGCGCCCGGAGCAGTGGCGCGAGCTGTCCCTGGCCTCGGTCACCACCCACGACCTGCCGCCGACCGCGGGCTACCTCGCCGGCGAGCACATCCGCATCCGCTCCGAGCTCGGGCTGCTCACCCGTAGCGTCGAGGAGGAGCGCCGGTCCGACGAGGCCGAGCAGCGCAGCTGGCTCGACGACTTGGTCCGGCGCGGGCTGCTCGCCGAGTCCGCGCGCGACGATGAGCAGTCCGTCGTCGAGGCGCTGCACAAGTTCGTCGTCAGCACCCCCGCGCGGCTGGTGGGAGTCGCGCTGCCCGACGCGGTGGGCGACCGCCGCGCGATCAACCAGCCGGGGACCTACCGCGAGTACCCGAACTGGAAGCTGCCGATGTGCGACGGGGACGGGCGGCCGGTCCTGCTCGACGACATCCCTGGCAACCCGCGGGCGGAGTCGCTGGCCCGGGTCGTCGCCGAGGGGGTGGCGCCTCGTGGCTGA